The window ATCACACCCGTTGTTTTCGTCCTTTCATCCAGCGGCACGTGAAGGGGAAATCCCCTGTTGGTATTAGTAATTGGACAGACAATAGCTATTTTGGTGAAATGATTAAAGGTGTTATTGCTTACCACAAAGGCAGGTCTTCTGCCCTTCTGTTCATGACCTGCCTGCGGATCAAATTCAAGCAGAAGGATGTCTCCTTGTTCCGGTATATACCCCATTAAAGCACCTCTTTGCCTGTCGGCTTACCGGTATCCCATTCAGCGCACCGGTAATCTTCCTGAT is drawn from Bacillota bacterium and contains these coding sequences:
- a CDS encoding type II toxin-antitoxin system PemK/MazF family toxin, with amino-acid sequence MGYIPEQGDILLLEFDPQAGHEQKGRRPAFVVSNNTFNHFTKIAIVCPITNTNRGFPLHVPLDERTKTTGVIMCEQVKSLDISARNASFIEKAPADILDEVVDILIGFVETP